AGGCATAGCTAGTGTGACAAGGTGACCAATCGCCCAAGTGACGAGGTAGCCACTCCCCTCGATGTAGCCCTCCTCTTTACGGTTTGCTCCAACAATTCGGGCAATATCACGAGCCACAGAGGGCTTCTCTGCGATGATACATGTAGTCATAGTCTGCCGGTGATATTAAAGTTTACGACCTCGTGAGGTTTTCTTCTTCTGTGTGGCGTTCTCCGCCTGCTTCTCAGTAGGCTGGATCTGCTTAGACTTAAGAGGCTCTTGTACCTTCTTAGTCGCCTCGTTGGTCTTACCCTCGTTATTGACCGCCACTTGGGTCTTGTGTTCTTCTGCGACAGCTTCCACTTTATCTGTTGATTGCTTCTTGTCGGGATTGAAGCGGAAGAAACGAAGTCTATTCTCATCAGGCATCAGCTTCACATAGGCATTGAAAGATTGCCCTTGCTTATCCACCATATTCTTTAGATAAAGTGTCGCTCCATTGGTGAGTGCCTGCTGTTGCTTCTCAGATAGCTCTAGTCCGCAGAGCTTCTTAGGGATGCGAGGTTGATTCTGTTCTTGTGACTGCTCATGTCGCTGTTTGTAGTTTTGGGAGTTGTCAAAGATGAACTCGATGCCTTTCTTCTCTGCATTGACTTGAAGTGTAGCATCAAAGGGCTTGTTGTTCCTTGAGAGCATACCCTCCACTTTGACTGCCTTCCCCTCCACGAGCTCTTTATACTGTTGGTCGGTTAGTTCTACACCCTTAATCTCCTTTGGAATAGAAACTCTATCGGCACGGAGAGCAACCAACTCATTAGTCAGCGGGTCAATAGAGACATAAGCTGAGAATGGTTCACCATTCTTCGGTGTCAGCTCCACCACCTTACCAAGGTTACCCATTGTCTGTAGTGTGGTTTTCTCCTCATCTGTGAACTTGTATCCCAGATATGGGAAGTCCAGTTTTGGCTCCTTGCGGATATTGTGAATCGCCAAACCGATTTCACCATCTTCATTGGTGCGAAGTGCGAGCCGAGCATCTGTGTAGATGGTCTCACTACCAGCTTTCACCGCAATGGTCACAAGGTCGGACTTCTGCCAATTGAGTAGCTTCTCTAATTGTCCGCTCTCT
This genomic window from Porphyromonadaceae bacterium W3.11 contains:
- a CDS encoding DUF3945 domain-containing protein — translated: MEQNDNGQQEYVLILEDRTEVKNEQEAGKLSVVTGMDELGKLKTAEPIDANQAVFLKFNNKDGLLKNFMSNFLRQFNNPTHFGLYKVAAHGVEKSVEALKTMLPEREDPKIKAELEKSQVRFEDFLPMQKKTTAIPKNKVDWKQLETIGVTKERLEESGQLEKLLNWQKSDLVTIAVKAGSETIYTDARLALRTNEDGEIGLAIHNIRKEPKLDFPYLGYKFTDEEKTTLQTMGNLGKVVELTPKNGEPFSAYVSIDPLTNELVALRADRVSIPKEIKGVELTDQQYKELVEGKAVKVEGMLSRNNKPFDATLQVNAEKKGIEFIFDNSQNYKQRHEQSQEQNQPRIPKKLCGLELSEKQQQALTNGATLYLKNMVDKQGQSFNAYVKLMPDENRLRFFRFNPDKKQSTDKVEAVAEEHKTQVAVNNEGKTNEATKKVQEPLKSKQIQPTEKQAENATQKKKTSRGRKL